One genomic region from Quercus robur chromosome 4, dhQueRobu3.1, whole genome shotgun sequence encodes:
- the LOC126720278 gene encoding YTH domain-containing protein ECT2 isoform X3, translated as MQADNGSFAYFMPGFQPSYSPCLPVTTIGVDGQYVDQQAYLSSPMFQPLVASPGYYAPTFPYGELLPSPYMWDPSLRVGDGAFGNSYAGFPEFSDPKSNLSSPSHTRAPLSKGYSEFSSPLGINSSLPSLDISSGHGMRKQLKPVNKFSAQNQGKGALLYSNNLVNLKANVTGWGSTEKMKSRSKINGVTTIGSLNEQNQGPRTANAKGALLSGGNAAGSLATDGNGNSNSITSLIRTDQYNLPDFPTKYDHAFFFVIKSYSEDDIHKSIKYNVWASTPNGNKRLDGVYQDAQEKMAEKGSKCPVFLFFSVNASGQFCGVAEMIGRVDFNKSMDFWQQDKWNGYFPVKWHIIKDVPNPHLRHIILENNDNKPVTNSRDTQEVRFPQGLEMLNIFKNHVSKTSILDDFDFYESRERVMQEKRTRQSVPLFNLQQKIDELNTSFKSIDLSAVKSIEQPEVGDKVKK; from the exons ATGCAAGCAGATAATGGATCTTTTGCCTACTTCATGCCAGGGTTTCAGCCTAGTTACTCTCCATGCTTACCTGTAACCACAATTGGTGTTGATGGACAGTATGTTGATCAGCAGGCATATCTATCAAGCCCCATGTTTCAACCACTCGTCGCCTCCCCTGGTTATTATGCCCCTACTTTCCCTTACGGGGAGTTGTTACCGTCACCCTATATGTGGGATCCATCCCTTCGTGTTGGGGATGGAGCTTTTGGAAATAGCTATGCTGGCTTTCCGGAATTTTCAGACCCTAAATCCAATTTATCTTCCCCAAGTCATACCCGTGCTCCTCTTTCTAAAGGCTATTCTGAGTTTAGCAGTCCATTGGGTATCAATAGCTCCCTACCATCATTGGATATCTCATCAGGCCATGGCATGCGCAAGCAACTAAAACCAGTGAACAAG TTTTCAGCCCAAAATCAAGGGAAGGGTGCTTTGCTTTATTCAAACAACCTGGTTAATTTAAAAGCAAATGTGACGGGTTGGGGCAGCACTGAGAAGATGAAATCAAGAAGCAAGATTAATGGTGTTACCACTATTGGTTCCCTTAATGAGCAGAACCAGGGTCCTAGAACAGCCAATGCAAAAGGTGCATTGTTGTCTGGAGGTAATGCTGCTGGATCCTTGGCAACTGATGGGAATGGAAATAGTAACAGCATAACCTCTCTAATCAGGACGGATCAATATAACCTTCCTGACTTTCCGACCAAATATGATCatgcttttttctttgttatcaAATCTTACAGTGAAGATGATATTCATAAGAGCATCAAATACAATGTGTGGGCTAGTACTCCTAATGGGAATAAGAGGCTGGATGGTGTATATCAAGATGCCCAAGAGAAGATGGCGGAGAAAGGAAGCAAGTGTCctgtgtttcttttcttttcg GTTAATGCAAGTGGTCAGTTTTGTGGAGTAGCAGAGATGATTGGCCGAGTTGATTTTAATAAAAGCATGGATTTCTGGCAGCAAGATAAGTGGAATGGTTATTTCCCTGTCAAGTGGCATATAATAAAAGATGTTCCAAACCCTCATTTACGACATATAATACTTGAGAATAATGACAACAAGCCTGTTACCAACAGTCGAGACACGCAAGAG GTGAGATTTCCCCAAGGTCTTGAAATGTTGAATATTTTTAAGAACCATGTTTCAAAGACATCAATATTAGATGACTTTGATTTTTATGAAAGCCGTGAGAGAGTGATGCAAGAGAAGAGGACAAGGCAATCAGTACCCCTTTTTAACCTGCAG CAGAAGATAGATGAATTAAACACCAGTTTTAAATCAATAGATCTGTCGGCAGTGAAGAGCATTGAGCAGCCTGAGGTCGGAGACAAAGTGAAGAAATGA
- the LOC126724534 gene encoding uncharacterized protein LOC126724534 encodes MVSSGHMVLTIIGSDRKADSSGNQSCTIWELLGITLNDMVQEIQNPLYLLFPPAETHVDRDCNMDESNKCFRYDKPTRGKCEAMSIRVVVEFILAFYFGGEIKDDLFEIFSKNVEEYLEVEEGKYTNMIISMTKDEYF; translated from the exons ATGGTCTCTAGTGGTCATATGGTCCTTACTATCATCGGCAGTGACAGGAAAGCTGATTCTTCTGGCAACCAGAGTTGCACCATCTGGGAGTTACTAGGAATCACATTAAATGACATGGTCCAAGAGATACAGAACCCACTTTACCTCCTCTTTCCCCCTGCAGAAACACATG TGGACCGGGATTGTAACATGGATGAAAGTAACAAATGCTTTAGGTATGATAAACCCACTAGAGGCAAGTGCGAGGCAATGAGCATAAGGGTAGTTGTGGAATTCATTCTGGCATTTTATTTTGGAGGAGAGATCAAGGATGATttgtttgaaatattttccaagaACGTAGAAGAGTACTTGGAGGTTGAGGAGGGGAAGTACACAAATATGATTATTTCCATGACTAAGGATGAATATTTCTAA
- the LOC126720280 gene encoding protein LURP-one-related 7-like: MTSSPIPVDLFVSKKHPGLTGADLGFADASGNVTFRLNRQSSPKSKRLFLDSTGNPLISIYRYRNGSWQGFTGEDDQKQCIFRVQRTVNKLTRTELEVFLVGENGEDSASMLKVKGCPFQKSCTIYRGNDIVAQTSLMYKLRQLYAKRNKFRLTIFPGSDDHALVAALVVIFLD, translated from the exons ATGACCAGTTCGCCGATCCCGGTGGATCTCTTTGTGTCGAAAAAACATCCAGGCCTTACAGGTGCCGATCTCGGCTTCGCCGATGCCTCTGGTAATGTTACTTTCAGACTCAACCGTCAATCCTCACCTAAAAGTAAGAGGCTATTCCTCGATTCCACGGGAAATCCCCTAATCTCCATCTACCGTTACCGc AATGGGTCGTGGCAAGGCTTCACGGGTGAAGACGATCAAAAGCAGTGTATATTCAGAGTGCAGAGGACGGTGAACAAGCTCACCAGAACAGAGTTAGAGGTATTTCTTGTTGGTGAGAATGGGGAAGACTCAGCCTCTATGTTAAAAGTGAAAGGTTGTCCTTTCCAGAAGTCCTGCACTATCTACAGAGGCAATGACATTGTGGCTCAG ACTAGCCTCATGTACAAGTTGCGGCAACTTTATGCTAAAAGGAATAAATTTCGACTAACCATATTTCCTGGATCTGATGATCATGCTTTGGTTGCGGCATTGGTTGTAATATTTCTAGATTGA
- the LOC126720281 gene encoding uncharacterized protein LOC126720281 codes for MLRSILRAATATSLKPHSWTLQSSPIPTPPPPPQYSFSSPRNYSVKNAKTTTATKGKKGKFNKSGEDAAPAEVDAAVSEAQARARRLAMDEKDPTLDVGPNGLPLFTSTPSLSLLSRKDTCSYFKFSMESLKSALPEGLPTGMVKEFEDSLRPALLVRQSFLDLRDNFRRIVDPPLTLSHCKGPKLRKQVVLDGPLSCGKSIALAMLVHWARDEGWLVFYVPRGRDWTHGGFFYKNPNTGLWDTPLQAENVLKDFLKWNESHLKQLPCQINDPIPLGEGAGVGQLKDVDNMAMPEGSTLYDLVNTGIKHTHAAVGVVVRLRKELSLVKNIPVLIAIDQYNSWFTFSEYEEAVKVHSRRPVHARELTMVNAFRSMMHDDMMVGAFSHSTAVGKLRKDLPDVPEDARVNCPRYTLDEAASVCHYYLRQRLVQHEVFSEENWKKVYYLANGNGSEMRGLVPFMRQST; via the exons atgttGCGGTCAATTCTGAGAGCCGCAACTGCTACAAGCTTAAAACCCCATTCATGGACTCTCCAATCCTCACCAATCCCAAccccacctcctcctcctcagtACTCCTTTTCCTCACCTCGAAATTACTCGGTCAAGAATGCCAAGACCACCACTGCCACCAAGGGCAAGAAGGGCAAGTTCAATAAATCCGGGGAAGACGCCGCACCGGCCGAGGTCGACGCGGCGGTCTCAGAAGCACAAGCTCGGGCTCGGCGCCTCGCCATGGACGAAAAAGACCCCACCCTCGATGTGGGCCCCAATGGCCTTCCTCTCTTCACTTCCACGCCTTCCCTCTCCCTTCTCTCCCGCAAAGACACTTGCTCCTACTTCAAATTCAG TATGGAGTCTTTGAAATCGGCGTTGCCGGAGGGGTTACCAACTGGGATGGTGAAGGAATTCGAGGACTCGCTTCGACCAGCTCTTCTTGTTCGCCAGAGCTTTTTGGATCTTCGTGATAATTTTCGCCGAATTGTTGATCCCCCATTGACACTCTCTCATTGTAAAG GTCCCAAACTTAGGAAGCAGGTAGTGTTGGATGGTCCTCTGAGCTGTGGAAAGAGTATTGCACTTGCAATGCTTGTTCATTGGGCTCGTGATGAAGGTTGGCTGGTTTTTTATGTTCCCAGGGGCCGAGATTGGACTCATGGAGGATTTTTCTATAAGAACCCAAATACGGGTCTTTGGGACACACCTCTTCAGGCTGAAAATGTTCTCAAG GATTTTCTGAAATGGAATGAATCCCACTTAAAACAACTACCATGCCAAATCAATGATCCGATTCCATTGGGAGAGGGTGCTGGTGTTGGGCAGTTGAAAGATGTTGATAACATGGCAATGCCTGAAGGTTCAACGCTTTATGACCTGGTTAACACAGGAATCAAGCACACACATGCGGCTGTTGGAGTGGTAGTTCGTTTGAGGAAAGAGTTATCACTTGTGAAAAATATCCCCGTGCTTATAGCAATTGATCAA TATAACAGCTGGTTTACATTCAGTGAGTATGAGGAAGCAGTAAAGGTTCATTCTCGACGACCAGTACATGCTAGAGAGCTCACAATG GTGAACGCTTTTAGGTCTATGATGCATGATGACATGATGGTGGGTGCTTTCTCTCATTCAACTGCTGTAGGAAAGTTACGCAAAGACTTGCCAGATGTTCCTGAAGATGCTCGTGTTAATTGTCCTCGTTACACCTTAGATGAAGCAGCATCTGTTTGCCATTATTACCTTAG GCAAAGATTAGTACAACATGAAGTATTCTCGGAGGAAAACTGGAAGAAAGTATATTACTTGGCCAACGGAAATGGATCAGAGATGAGGGGGTTGGTTCCTTTCATGCGACAATCGACATAA
- the LOC126720278 gene encoding YTH domain-containing protein ECT2 isoform X1: MVKNLKKANPSVVLAADSNLAPSKDTGHQSDAMSCISSAGDATSSIKGSEVDHDSLTTDQGGSYSTSSYYGYYYPGYDGSYGELDNQGYYVGGDGSEFQYPVMQADNGSFAYFMPGFQPSYSPCLPVTTIGVDGQYVDQQAYLSSPMFQPLVASPGYYAPTFPYGELLPSPYMWDPSLRVGDGAFGNSYAGFPEFSDPKSNLSSPSHTRAPLSKGYSEFSSPLGINSSLPSLDISSGHGMRKQLKPVNKFSAQNQGKGALLYSNNLVNLKANVTGWGSTEKMKSRSKINGVTTIGSLNEQNQGPRTANAKGALLSGGNAAGSLATDGNGNSNSITSLIRTDQYNLPDFPTKYDHAFFFVIKSYSEDDIHKSIKYNVWASTPNGNKRLDGVYQDAQEKMAEKGSKCPVFLFFSVNASGQFCGVAEMIGRVDFNKSMDFWQQDKWNGYFPVKWHIIKDVPNPHLRHIILENNDNKPVTNSRDTQEVRFPQGLEMLNIFKNHVSKTSILDDFDFYESRERVMQEKRTRQSVPLFNLQQKIDELNTSFKSIDLSAVKSIEQPEVGDKVKK, encoded by the exons atggtgAAGAATCTCAAAAAAGCTAACCCATCTGTGGTGCTCGCCGCCGATTCCAATCTG GCTCCATCAAAGGACACAGGCCATCAATCTGATGCAATGTCGTGTATATCATCTGCTGGAGATGCGACAAGTAGTATCAAAGGAAGCGAAGTTGACCATGATTCCCTTACTACAGATCAAGGCGGTTCTTATTCAACCAGCAGCTATTATGGATACTATTATCCAG GTTACGATGGTTCCTATGGAGAGTTGGACAACCAAGGGTATTATGTTGGTGGGGATGGATCGGAATTTCAATATCCT GTCATGCAAGCAGATAATGGATCTTTTGCCTACTTCATGCCAGGGTTTCAGCCTAGTTACTCTCCATGCTTACCTGTAACCACAATTGGTGTTGATGGACAGTATGTTGATCAGCAGGCATATCTATCAAGCCCCATGTTTCAACCACTCGTCGCCTCCCCTGGTTATTATGCCCCTACTTTCCCTTACGGGGAGTTGTTACCGTCACCCTATATGTGGGATCCATCCCTTCGTGTTGGGGATGGAGCTTTTGGAAATAGCTATGCTGGCTTTCCGGAATTTTCAGACCCTAAATCCAATTTATCTTCCCCAAGTCATACCCGTGCTCCTCTTTCTAAAGGCTATTCTGAGTTTAGCAGTCCATTGGGTATCAATAGCTCCCTACCATCATTGGATATCTCATCAGGCCATGGCATGCGCAAGCAACTAAAACCAGTGAACAAG TTTTCAGCCCAAAATCAAGGGAAGGGTGCTTTGCTTTATTCAAACAACCTGGTTAATTTAAAAGCAAATGTGACGGGTTGGGGCAGCACTGAGAAGATGAAATCAAGAAGCAAGATTAATGGTGTTACCACTATTGGTTCCCTTAATGAGCAGAACCAGGGTCCTAGAACAGCCAATGCAAAAGGTGCATTGTTGTCTGGAGGTAATGCTGCTGGATCCTTGGCAACTGATGGGAATGGAAATAGTAACAGCATAACCTCTCTAATCAGGACGGATCAATATAACCTTCCTGACTTTCCGACCAAATATGATCatgcttttttctttgttatcaAATCTTACAGTGAAGATGATATTCATAAGAGCATCAAATACAATGTGTGGGCTAGTACTCCTAATGGGAATAAGAGGCTGGATGGTGTATATCAAGATGCCCAAGAGAAGATGGCGGAGAAAGGAAGCAAGTGTCctgtgtttcttttcttttcg GTTAATGCAAGTGGTCAGTTTTGTGGAGTAGCAGAGATGATTGGCCGAGTTGATTTTAATAAAAGCATGGATTTCTGGCAGCAAGATAAGTGGAATGGTTATTTCCCTGTCAAGTGGCATATAATAAAAGATGTTCCAAACCCTCATTTACGACATATAATACTTGAGAATAATGACAACAAGCCTGTTACCAACAGTCGAGACACGCAAGAG GTGAGATTTCCCCAAGGTCTTGAAATGTTGAATATTTTTAAGAACCATGTTTCAAAGACATCAATATTAGATGACTTTGATTTTTATGAAAGCCGTGAGAGAGTGATGCAAGAGAAGAGGACAAGGCAATCAGTACCCCTTTTTAACCTGCAG CAGAAGATAGATGAATTAAACACCAGTTTTAAATCAATAGATCTGTCGGCAGTGAAGAGCATTGAGCAGCCTGAGGTCGGAGACAAAGTGAAGAAATGA
- the LOC126720278 gene encoding YTH domain-containing protein ECT2 isoform X2 — MVKNLKKANPSVVLAADSNLAPSKDTGHQSDAMSCISSAGDATSSIKGSEVDHDSLTTDQGGSYSTSSYYGYYYPGYDGSYGELDNQGYYVGGDGSEFQYPVMQADNGSFAYFMPGFQPSYSPCLPVTTIGVDGQYVDQQAYLSSPMFQPLVASPGYYAPTFPYGELLPSPYMWDPSLRVGDGAFGNSYAGFPEFSDPKSNLSSPSHTRAPLSKGYSEFSSPLGINSSLPSLDISSGHGMRKQLKPVNKFSAQNQGKGALLYSNNLVNLKANVTGWGSTEKMKSRSKINGVTTIGSLNEQNQGPRTANAKGALLSGGNAAGSLATDGNGNSNSITSLIRTDQYNLPDFPTKYDHAFFFVIKSYSEDDIHKSIKYNVWASTPNGNKRLDGVYQDAQEKMAEKGSKCPVFLFFSVNASGQFCGVAEMIGRVDFNKSMDFWQQDKWNGYFPVKWHIIKDVPNPHLRHIILENNDNKPVTNSRDTQEVRFPQGLEMLNIFKNHVSKTSILDDFDFYESRERVMQEKRTRQSVPLFNLQKIDELNTSFKSIDLSAVKSIEQPEVGDKVKK; from the exons atggtgAAGAATCTCAAAAAAGCTAACCCATCTGTGGTGCTCGCCGCCGATTCCAATCTG GCTCCATCAAAGGACACAGGCCATCAATCTGATGCAATGTCGTGTATATCATCTGCTGGAGATGCGACAAGTAGTATCAAAGGAAGCGAAGTTGACCATGATTCCCTTACTACAGATCAAGGCGGTTCTTATTCAACCAGCAGCTATTATGGATACTATTATCCAG GTTACGATGGTTCCTATGGAGAGTTGGACAACCAAGGGTATTATGTTGGTGGGGATGGATCGGAATTTCAATATCCT GTCATGCAAGCAGATAATGGATCTTTTGCCTACTTCATGCCAGGGTTTCAGCCTAGTTACTCTCCATGCTTACCTGTAACCACAATTGGTGTTGATGGACAGTATGTTGATCAGCAGGCATATCTATCAAGCCCCATGTTTCAACCACTCGTCGCCTCCCCTGGTTATTATGCCCCTACTTTCCCTTACGGGGAGTTGTTACCGTCACCCTATATGTGGGATCCATCCCTTCGTGTTGGGGATGGAGCTTTTGGAAATAGCTATGCTGGCTTTCCGGAATTTTCAGACCCTAAATCCAATTTATCTTCCCCAAGTCATACCCGTGCTCCTCTTTCTAAAGGCTATTCTGAGTTTAGCAGTCCATTGGGTATCAATAGCTCCCTACCATCATTGGATATCTCATCAGGCCATGGCATGCGCAAGCAACTAAAACCAGTGAACAAG TTTTCAGCCCAAAATCAAGGGAAGGGTGCTTTGCTTTATTCAAACAACCTGGTTAATTTAAAAGCAAATGTGACGGGTTGGGGCAGCACTGAGAAGATGAAATCAAGAAGCAAGATTAATGGTGTTACCACTATTGGTTCCCTTAATGAGCAGAACCAGGGTCCTAGAACAGCCAATGCAAAAGGTGCATTGTTGTCTGGAGGTAATGCTGCTGGATCCTTGGCAACTGATGGGAATGGAAATAGTAACAGCATAACCTCTCTAATCAGGACGGATCAATATAACCTTCCTGACTTTCCGACCAAATATGATCatgcttttttctttgttatcaAATCTTACAGTGAAGATGATATTCATAAGAGCATCAAATACAATGTGTGGGCTAGTACTCCTAATGGGAATAAGAGGCTGGATGGTGTATATCAAGATGCCCAAGAGAAGATGGCGGAGAAAGGAAGCAAGTGTCctgtgtttcttttcttttcg GTTAATGCAAGTGGTCAGTTTTGTGGAGTAGCAGAGATGATTGGCCGAGTTGATTTTAATAAAAGCATGGATTTCTGGCAGCAAGATAAGTGGAATGGTTATTTCCCTGTCAAGTGGCATATAATAAAAGATGTTCCAAACCCTCATTTACGACATATAATACTTGAGAATAATGACAACAAGCCTGTTACCAACAGTCGAGACACGCAAGAG GTGAGATTTCCCCAAGGTCTTGAAATGTTGAATATTTTTAAGAACCATGTTTCAAAGACATCAATATTAGATGACTTTGATTTTTATGAAAGCCGTGAGAGAGTGATGCAAGAGAAGAGGACAAGGCAATCAGTACCCCTTTTTAACCTGCAG AAGATAGATGAATTAAACACCAGTTTTAAATCAATAGATCTGTCGGCAGTGAAGAGCATTGAGCAGCCTGAGGTCGGAGACAAAGTGAAGAAATGA